The Fortiea contorta PCC 7126 genome has a segment encoding these proteins:
- a CDS encoding SIMPL domain-containing protein: MHRAAVSGSLFRAGNFWKVVPWTLVLCLVFVQPGSAQEKERLARTLSVSGRGVESIPTTLSQVNLGVEVQGKTAAEVQQEAARRSSAVVALLKSRNVDKLQTTGISLNPVYSYTNNVQRITGYAASNTVSFRIATEKAGTLLDEAVKAGASQISGVSFVASDEAIASAQKQALKEATQDARQQADAVFSALGFQAKEVVSIQINNASAPPPPILLQRAEAKGNAGNISITPVVGGEQQVEASVTLQISY; encoded by the coding sequence ATGCATAGAGCCGCTGTATCTGGTTCTCTATTTCGTGCTGGGAATTTTTGGAAAGTTGTACCTTGGACGCTGGTATTATGCTTAGTTTTTGTCCAACCAGGCTCGGCGCAAGAAAAGGAGAGATTAGCGCGTACACTGAGTGTTAGTGGTCGCGGTGTCGAATCTATTCCCACTACTCTGTCTCAAGTTAATTTGGGGGTGGAGGTGCAAGGTAAAACCGCCGCAGAGGTACAGCAGGAAGCAGCTCGGAGATCATCGGCTGTGGTGGCGTTACTTAAAAGCCGGAATGTTGACAAATTACAAACTACTGGTATTTCTCTCAACCCAGTTTATAGTTACACCAATAATGTGCAACGAATTACTGGGTATGCTGCCAGCAATACTGTCAGCTTTCGTATTGCCACAGAGAAGGCTGGTACACTATTGGATGAAGCCGTGAAAGCGGGAGCATCGCAGATTAGCGGTGTTAGTTTTGTTGCTAGTGATGAAGCGATCGCTAGTGCTCAAAAACAAGCACTCAAAGAAGCTACCCAAGATGCTCGACAGCAGGCTGACGCTGTGTTTAGCGCTCTGGGTTTCCAAGCTAAAGAAGTGGTGAGTATTCAAATTAATAATGCTAGTGCCCCTCCACCACCGATATTACTACAACGAGCTGAGGCCAAAGGAAACGCCGGCAATATTTCTATTACGCCCGTGGTTGGTGGCGAACAACAAGTAGAAGCATCGGTAACGTTGCAAATTAGTTATTAA
- a CDS encoding glutathione S-transferase family protein, which translates to MLELYQWELSQYSEKVRLILDYKGLEYRKIEVTPGIGQVELFRLTGQRQVPVLKDGSRYIADSTEIAKYLELRYPDRPLLPSDPKKRGLALLMEEWADESIGIKGRKALFAAISQDQNFRKSLLPTSTPDIFKNLVEGVPTDFLTIVGFGVGYSPDVIKSAIADLKQDLEALTLLLADSPYLLGDEPSLADLTVAGLSILLKFPDGPYLDLPATIRGKGVPSLADNPDYAPFFAWRDRLYAQFRKPLINIPPLGSAPTSIQIE; encoded by the coding sequence ATGCTGGAATTATACCAATGGGAATTATCTCAATACTCGGAAAAAGTCCGGCTAATTCTGGATTATAAAGGGTTGGAGTACCGCAAAATTGAAGTGACACCAGGGATTGGACAGGTAGAACTGTTCCGACTAACTGGTCAAAGACAGGTGCCAGTATTAAAAGATGGCAGTAGGTATATTGCAGATTCTACAGAAATTGCTAAGTATTTAGAATTGCGGTATCCTGACAGACCATTGTTACCGTCAGATCCGAAAAAAAGAGGTTTAGCCCTATTGATGGAAGAATGGGCGGATGAGTCGATTGGGATTAAAGGACGCAAAGCACTATTCGCTGCTATCAGTCAGGATCAAAATTTCCGCAAGTCTTTGTTACCCACTTCCACACCAGATATATTTAAAAATTTGGTGGAAGGAGTACCGACCGATTTTTTGACAATTGTTGGTTTTGGGGTGGGTTACAGTCCAGATGTGATTAAATCAGCGATCGCCGATTTAAAACAAGACCTGGAAGCATTAACATTATTATTAGCAGATAGTCCCTATCTACTAGGAGATGAACCAAGTTTAGCTGACCTGACGGTGGCGGGTTTATCAATTTTGCTCAAGTTTCCTGATGGCCCTTATCTAGATTTACCAGCTACCATCAGAGGCAAAGGCGTACCCTCATTAGCAGATAATCCTGATTATGCACCATTCTTTGCTTGGCGCGATCGCCTTTATGCTCAATTTCGCAAACCGTTAATCAACATACCTCCATTAGGAAGCGCGCCAACTTCTATTCAGATTGAATAA
- a CDS encoding rod shape-determining protein, whose translation MGIDLGTANTLVYVSGKGIVLQEPSVVAIDQNEKVALAVGEDAKKMLGRTPGNVIALRPLRDGVIADFDTAELMLKSFIQRVNEGKSLILPRIVIGIPSGVTGVERRAVMDAASQAGAREVYLIDEPVAAAIGAGLPVEEPTGNMIIDIGGGTTEVAVLSLQGTVISESVRIAGDELTEAIIQYMKKVHNLVIGERTAEDIKIRIGSAYPTQEDGDSMMEVRGLHLLSGLPRTVTIKGPEIRESMLEPLSVIIEAVKRTLERTPPELAADIIDRGIMLAGGGALLKGIDTLISHETGIVTHIAADPLSCVVLGTGRVLENFKQLERVFSGRSRNM comes from the coding sequence ATGGGTATCGACCTCGGTACCGCTAATACCCTCGTTTACGTATCTGGTAAAGGTATCGTACTTCAAGAGCCTTCAGTGGTTGCCATTGATCAAAACGAAAAGGTAGCACTGGCAGTTGGAGAAGATGCCAAAAAAATGCTCGGTCGCACACCAGGAAATGTGATTGCCCTGCGCCCTTTGCGCGACGGTGTAATTGCTGACTTTGATACAGCCGAGCTAATGCTCAAAAGCTTTATTCAGCGGGTAAATGAGGGTAAAAGTTTAATTCTACCTCGAATAGTCATCGGTATTCCCAGCGGTGTCACTGGGGTGGAAAGGCGGGCAGTTATGGATGCTGCTTCTCAAGCGGGAGCAAGGGAAGTTTATCTAATTGATGAACCGGTAGCAGCAGCCATTGGCGCGGGATTACCAGTGGAGGAACCCACAGGTAACATGATTATCGATATTGGTGGCGGCACCACAGAAGTAGCTGTACTCAGTCTCCAAGGTACAGTAATTAGCGAATCAGTACGGATTGCGGGAGACGAACTCACTGAAGCCATCATCCAGTATATGAAGAAAGTTCATAACTTGGTGATTGGGGAACGGACTGCAGAAGACATCAAAATTCGGATTGGTTCTGCTTATCCAACTCAGGAAGATGGCGATTCGATGATGGAAGTCCGGGGTTTGCATCTGCTGTCTGGTCTACCACGAACTGTGACCATCAAAGGCCCAGAAATTCGTGAAAGTATGTTGGAACCGTTATCAGTAATAATCGAAGCAGTGAAGCGGACATTAGAACGCACACCGCCAGAACTGGCAGCGGACATTATTGACAGGGGTATTATGTTAGCAGGTGGCGGCGCTTTACTCAAAGGCATAGATACCTTAATTAGCCATGAAACAGGTATTGTCACCCACATAGCAGCTGATCCCTTAAGCTGTGTTGTTTTAGGGACAGGCCGCGTGTTAGAGAACTTCAAGCAACTGGAACGAGTTTTCAGTGGTCGGTCTCGGAATATGTGA
- a CDS encoding single-stranded DNA-binding protein: protein MSINVITLVGRVGSDPDIKYFESGSVKCRLTLAVKRRSRNSDEPDWFTLELWDKTAEVAGNYVRKGSLIGIKGALKFDTWSDRNSGVTRSTPIVRVDQLELLGSKRDGEGGVDLPPENF, encoded by the coding sequence ATGAGTATCAATGTTATCACTCTTGTTGGTCGTGTAGGCAGCGACCCGGATATCAAGTATTTTGAGTCAGGTAGTGTGAAGTGTAGACTGACACTGGCAGTCAAGCGGCGATCGCGCAACAGTGATGAGCCTGATTGGTTCACACTGGAACTGTGGGATAAAACAGCGGAAGTAGCCGGTAACTATGTCCGCAAAGGCAGTTTAATTGGTATCAAAGGTGCCTTGAAATTTGACACTTGGAGCGATCGCAATTCTGGCGTCACTCGTTCCACACCAATTGTGCGCGTAGACCAGCTAGAGTTGTTAGGTTCCAAGCGCGATGGTGAAGGTGGTGTGGATTTACCTCCGGAAAACTTCTAG
- the mreC gene encoding rod shape-determining protein MreC has protein sequence MVTLRRWWDRKALQVGLIALTLGSAWTLRQTQGALLLELYQGITRPLQMLQAGPTPEEQLRDARVLELQTRIVELESQNKKIKDLLNYVEQQPLTARPIPARVVGRSADHWWQQVTLNRGKNSGIEEGFVVKAEGGLVGLVESVTPNTSRVLLISDLKSQVGVTVSRTAAKGVLQGDSSSEAVLEFLEKVPNVKVGDLVSTSTYSKKFPAGLAVGRIKSLDLKKQPTSVAKVELFPPIRSLDWVAVYPKPEDPELENQATIKLESPKPN, from the coding sequence ATGGTGACATTACGTAGATGGTGGGATCGGAAAGCTTTACAAGTTGGGTTAATAGCGTTAACTCTGGGTAGCGCCTGGACGCTCAGACAAACTCAAGGCGCCTTGCTGTTAGAGCTTTATCAGGGGATTACCCGACCGTTGCAAATGTTGCAAGCAGGGCCAACTCCTGAAGAACAACTCAGAGATGCACGCGTATTAGAATTGCAAACACGCATAGTAGAGTTAGAAAGTCAAAATAAAAAAATTAAAGATTTATTAAATTACGTAGAACAACAGCCATTGACAGCACGCCCAATTCCCGCAAGAGTGGTGGGGCGTAGCGCTGATCATTGGTGGCAACAGGTTACACTCAATCGGGGTAAAAACTCAGGAATTGAGGAAGGCTTTGTAGTCAAAGCTGAGGGTGGATTGGTGGGCTTGGTCGAGAGCGTCACTCCCAACACTAGCCGCGTGCTGCTCATCAGTGACCTCAAAAGTCAAGTGGGTGTAACAGTTAGTCGCACAGCAGCTAAGGGTGTTTTGCAGGGAGATTCTTCATCCGAGGCGGTGCTAGAGTTTTTAGAAAAAGTTCCCAATGTCAAGGTTGGAGACTTAGTATCCACCTCAACTTATAGTAAAAAGTTTCCGGCTGGTTTGGCAGTAGGCAGAATCAAATCTTTAGATTTAAAGAAACAGCCAACATCAGTAGCGAAAGTAGAGCTGTTTCCTCCTATTCGCTCGCTTGATTGGGTCGCTGTCTATCCCAAACCAGAAGACCCAGAGTTAGAAAATCAAGCAACAATCAAGCTAGAATCGCCAAAACCTAATTAA
- the mreD gene encoding rod shape-determining protein MreD, with protein MKIPAFGNRRQKKPKSPEQKFQISTKPLASWRPQSLRLLDLTVTVGSVLLCLLMLPTRLPGMELLGIGPNWLLIWVVAWSVKRTVWAGAFAGIVLGLLQDAMTSPHPSHAVTLGVVGALTSLLQKQRFIEEDFISIALIVFAMAVIAETIFGLQLTFAADGYGGQSLRKAEYIWTYYQRVALASAILSSLWAPIVYYPLNRWWQQIKLLEQS; from the coding sequence ATGAAAATTCCTGCATTTGGTAATCGCAGGCAAAAAAAGCCAAAATCTCCAGAGCAAAAATTTCAGATCTCAACGAAGCCACTTGCTAGTTGGCGCCCACAATCACTCCGCCTGTTAGATTTGACAGTGACTGTTGGGTCTGTTTTATTGTGTTTACTGATGTTACCTACCCGTTTACCAGGGATGGAGTTATTAGGCATAGGGCCAAACTGGTTGTTAATTTGGGTAGTGGCTTGGAGTGTGAAACGCACAGTTTGGGCTGGCGCTTTTGCAGGAATAGTTTTGGGATTACTTCAAGATGCGATGACATCTCCTCACCCTAGTCATGCAGTGACTTTAGGTGTGGTGGGAGCGTTAACTAGTTTACTTCAAAAGCAACGTTTTATAGAGGAAGATTTTATTTCTATTGCTTTAATTGTCTTTGCCATGGCAGTAATTGCAGAAACTATTTTTGGTTTGCAATTAACTTTTGCGGCTGATGGCTACGGCGGGCAGAGTCTACGCAAAGCGGAGTATATTTGGACATACTACCAACGTGTGGCTCTAGCTTCTGCCATTCTCAGCAGTCTTTGGGCGCCCATAGTTTATTATCCCTTGAATCGCTGGTGGCAGCAGATCAAGCTGTTAGAGCAATCGTAA
- the ribD gene encoding bifunctional diaminohydroxyphosphoribosylaminopyrimidine deaminase/5-amino-6-(5-phosphoribosylamino)uracil reductase RibD, which produces MDNSPGTPEADASLPDSTKNTIPSDFDFCMMRRCLELARRALGRTSPNPLVGAVVVKNGVIIGEGFHPRAGEPHAEVFALKAAGDAARGATVYVNLEPCNHYGRTPPCSEGLIKAGVAKVVVGMVDPNPLVAGGGIARLRAAGIEVLVGVEQEACQRLNEGFVHRILYQRPLGILKYAMTLDGKIATTSGNSTWVTNQDARSEVHQLRATCDAVIVGGNTVRQDNPYLTSHQVEAHNPLRVVMSRQLNLPSNAHLWHTAEASTLVLTEVGSSPDFQAMLRQKGVEVVELTSLTPERVMTHLYERGFCSVLWECGGTLAASAIAQGAVQKVLAFIAPKIIGGNHAPTPVGDLGLTSMTQALPLERVRWRVVGSDCLVEGYLSQTKS; this is translated from the coding sequence ATGGATAATTCCCCAGGGACGCCAGAAGCAGATGCATCTCTACCTGACTCTACTAAAAATACGATTCCCAGTGATTTTGATTTTTGCATGATGCGGCGGTGTTTGGAACTCGCTCGCCGCGCTCTGGGACGCACTTCACCCAATCCGTTGGTGGGGGCTGTAGTTGTCAAAAATGGAGTGATTATTGGGGAAGGGTTTCATCCCCGCGCAGGGGAACCCCATGCGGAAGTTTTTGCTTTGAAAGCGGCGGGTGATGCAGCCCGTGGAGCGACAGTTTATGTTAATCTCGAACCTTGCAATCACTATGGACGCACCCCTCCTTGTTCAGAAGGGTTAATTAAGGCTGGGGTAGCAAAGGTAGTGGTAGGGATGGTTGATCCTAATCCATTAGTTGCTGGTGGTGGTATTGCGCGTTTACGTGCTGCTGGTATAGAAGTATTGGTAGGAGTGGAACAAGAGGCCTGTCAGCGGCTGAATGAAGGATTTGTGCATCGTATTCTTTATCAGCGACCACTGGGAATCTTGAAATATGCCATGACTCTAGATGGTAAGATTGCTACTACTTCTGGTAATAGTACTTGGGTGACAAATCAAGATGCCCGTAGTGAAGTCCATCAACTACGGGCAACCTGTGATGCAGTGATTGTTGGTGGAAATACTGTACGTCAGGATAACCCTTATTTAACGAGTCATCAGGTAGAAGCTCACAACCCTTTACGGGTGGTGATGAGTCGTCAGTTGAATTTGCCGTCAAATGCCCACCTATGGCACACTGCAGAGGCTTCTACTTTGGTGTTGACGGAGGTAGGTAGCTCACCCGATTTTCAAGCAATGTTGCGCCAAAAGGGTGTGGAAGTGGTGGAATTGACGTCACTGACTCCAGAACGGGTCATGACACATTTGTATGAGCGGGGATTTTGTAGCGTTCTGTGGGAATGTGGTGGAACTTTAGCTGCTAGTGCGATCGCTCAAGGCGCAGTTCAAAAAGTTCTCGCTTTCATTGCGCCGAAAATTATTGGCGGTAATCATGCGCCCACACCTGTAGGCGATTTGGGCTTGACTTCGATGACGCAGGCTCTACCATTAGAGCGTGTCCGTTGGCGTGTCGTTGGTTCTGATTGTTTGGTGGAAGGTTATTTATCCCAAACAAAATCATAG
- a CDS encoding cation:proton antiporter, with protein sequence MQFIDMVGFSFPLLATATAPVDNSMVIAAVLLSLVVIYLASKVGGELSNRLGLPPVLGELVAGVLVGLSVLHLLVFPEGGTDSSSSVIISFLQSTGGLSPQAAQGVFVAQSEVISVLAELGVIILLFEIGLESNLKDLMAVGPQAFVVAVVGVVTPFAAGTIGLMTLFGISAVPAIFAGAALTATSIGITSKVLSEIGRLNSREGQIILGAAIIDDVLGIIVLAVVASLAKDGEVDVYKVIYLIVSATAFLLGAILLGNVFNQAFVKVVNVLKTRGELVIPAFIFAFVMAYLAAAIQLEAILGAFAAGLVLEETDKRKELQKQVIPIADMLVPIFFVTVGAKTDLGVLNPAIPSNQEGLVMAIFLITVAIIGKVVTGLSVFGQPGINRLAIGVGMIPRGEVGLVFAGVGAASGALSKPLGAAIIMMVILTTFLAPPLLRFVFPDPETATTSSGESTADIQES encoded by the coding sequence ATGCAGTTTATAGATATGGTCGGCTTCTCGTTTCCTCTGCTGGCAACCGCAACAGCACCAGTGGACAATTCAATGGTAATCGCAGCTGTGCTGTTGAGTTTAGTAGTGATTTACCTCGCTAGCAAAGTTGGTGGGGAGTTATCGAATCGCCTTGGTTTACCACCTGTGTTAGGTGAACTTGTAGCTGGTGTATTAGTCGGGCTATCCGTTTTGCATCTTTTGGTGTTTCCAGAAGGTGGAACAGACAGTTCCAGTTCCGTGATTATTTCATTTTTGCAGAGTACAGGTGGATTAAGTCCACAAGCTGCACAAGGAGTTTTTGTAGCTCAATCTGAGGTGATTTCAGTTTTAGCAGAACTGGGTGTGATCATCCTGCTGTTTGAAATTGGTTTAGAGTCTAACTTAAAGGACTTAATGGCAGTAGGCCCACAAGCATTTGTAGTAGCGGTGGTGGGAGTAGTTACACCCTTTGCTGCGGGTACTATCGGCTTAATGACCTTATTTGGGATCAGTGCTGTCCCAGCAATTTTTGCGGGAGCAGCTTTAACTGCTACCAGTATCGGCATTACATCCAAGGTGTTATCAGAAATAGGACGGCTCAATTCCAGAGAAGGACAGATTATTTTAGGTGCAGCTATCATTGACGACGTTCTGGGAATCATCGTTTTAGCAGTGGTAGCCAGTCTAGCAAAAGACGGTGAGGTAGATGTATATAAAGTCATCTATCTGATTGTGAGCGCTACAGCCTTCTTGCTGGGCGCGATTTTGTTAGGTAATGTGTTTAATCAAGCCTTTGTCAAAGTTGTGAATGTGCTCAAGACACGAGGCGAGTTAGTCATCCCCGCATTCATCTTCGCCTTTGTCATGGCATATCTAGCCGCAGCCATCCAATTAGAAGCGATTCTCGGTGCATTTGCTGCTGGTTTAGTTTTGGAGGAGACAGATAAACGCAAGGAACTGCAAAAACAAGTTATTCCCATTGCGGATATGTTAGTGCCCATTTTCTTCGTCACTGTCGGTGCAAAAACTGATTTAGGAGTATTGAATCCAGCAATTCCCAGCAATCAAGAAGGTTTAGTCATGGCTATTTTCCTGATTACAGTAGCTATTATTGGTAAGGTGGTAACAGGCTTATCAGTCTTTGGTCAACCAGGAATTAACCGTTTAGCAATTGGTGTGGGAATGATTCCCAGAGGTGAAGTTGGGTTAGTGTTCGCTGGCGTTGGTGCTGCTAGCGGTGCGCTCTCCAAACCCCTAGGAGCAGCAATCATCATGATGGTAATCTTAACAACTTTTCTAGCTCCTCCCCTGTTGCGGTTCGTCTTTCCAGATCCTGAAACTGCAACTACGAGCAGTGGAGAATCAACGGCAGATATTCAAGAGAGTTAA
- a CDS encoding fasciclin domain-containing protein, which produces MKANYSQLLAKIAGLVGISSLSLVVALPSQAKEVVNPNPSIFSEAPYNRSQRVETNTQYIPGESATEATKGVIPSRNLVAQQSKPGKLNPRPSIFNEPPYNRGGSGAPAEAAPAPAPTPEVTPTNPPATETPSTSTPTETAPAAGTTDTEGKNLVALAESNTSLTTLTKALKAAGLTETLQGNDNFTIFAPTDAAFAKLPADAVRDLLKPENKEVLVKLLTYHVVRGQVLSKDLKSGEVKSIEGGAINVKVDPATGVNVNDAKVTTADIKAKNGVIHAIDSVLLPPDL; this is translated from the coding sequence ATGAAGGCAAATTACAGCCAATTGCTAGCCAAGATTGCAGGTTTAGTAGGCATCAGCAGCCTCAGTCTTGTAGTTGCTCTCCCATCACAAGCAAAAGAGGTAGTCAATCCTAACCCCAGCATTTTTAGTGAAGCTCCTTACAACCGCAGTCAGCGTGTTGAGACAAATACTCAATATATACCAGGCGAATCTGCAACAGAAGCGACAAAAGGCGTGATTCCCAGCCGAAATTTGGTAGCACAGCAGTCCAAACCAGGGAAACTCAATCCCCGTCCCAGTATTTTTAACGAGCCTCCCTACAACCGTGGTGGTAGTGGTGCGCCAGCAGAAGCTGCTCCAGCTCCCGCTCCTACCCCCGAAGTCACGCCCACAAATCCACCAGCTACAGAAACTCCCTCAACCAGTACACCCACCGAAACTGCACCAGCAGCGGGTACAACTGACACCGAAGGCAAAAACTTGGTAGCATTGGCAGAGTCAAACACTTCCTTGACAACACTCACAAAAGCGCTGAAAGCTGCTGGGTTGACGGAAACTTTGCAAGGAAACGATAACTTTACCATTTTTGCACCTACGGATGCGGCATTTGCCAAATTGCCAGCAGACGCAGTTAGAGACTTGTTGAAGCCAGAAAATAAAGAAGTACTGGTGAAGCTGTTAACCTACCATGTGGTACGTGGTCAGGTACTATCCAAGGATTTAAAATCTGGTGAGGTGAAAAGCATCGAAGGTGGTGCGATCAATGTCAAGGTTGACCCTGCGACTGGTGTAAACGTGAATGACGCTAAAGTCACCACAGCTGATATCAAAGCTAAAAATGGTGTCATCCACGCGATCGATTCAGTATTATTACCTCCTGATTTGTAA